GCGGTTCAGTGATGATTGGTCAAGTCACGCCTTTCCAACCGGGGATATCGGTGAGTGCGATTGTGACCTCGGTTTGTGTGTCGGGGGGAATTGGCCTCTTCTTTGGTGTGGTTCCGGCTCGCCAAGCGGCTAAGCTTGACCCGATCGTAGCCCTCCGCAGTGCGTAATCTGGCGTAATCCAATGAGGCAGTTCCATGACCATTTTGACCGCTAAACCCATCATCCAGTTGGAACACATCAGCAAGATTTACGGTTCCGGTAATACCGAAGTGCGGGCACTGTCGGACGTCAATTTAATCGTCAACGACGGCGAATACTGTTCCATCATGGGGCCTTCGGGTTCCGGCAAGTCCACGGCTATGAACGTGATTGGCTGTCTCGATCGCCCCACCGAAGGACGATACTACCTGGATGGGGTGGATGTGGCTCAGTTGAGCGATCGCGATCTGGCTCACATTCGGAATCGCAAGATTGGCTTTGTGTTTCAGCAGTTTCACCTGTTGCCGCAACTGACGGCCTTAGAAAACGTCATGCTGCCAATGGTCTATGCGGGTATCCCGATGGTGGAACGCAAAGAACGAGCCGCCGAAGCCCTGAGCCGCGTGGGTCTGGGCAATCGTCTGAACAATAAACCGAACCAGCTTTCGGGCGGACAGCAGCAGCGGGTGGCGATCGCCCGCGCTATTGTGAATCATCCTGTCCTGCTTCTTGCCGATGAACCCACCGGGGCACTCGATACGAAAACCACCCAAGAGGTGATGCACATCTTTTCAGAGCTGAATGAGAGCGGCATGACCGTCGTAATGGTGACCCACGAACCGGAAGTGGCGAAATGTACCCGTCGGATTGTGTGGTTTAGAGATGGTGAGGTGATTCATGATCACCTTACACCAGAGGAGATGGTGCAGGTGTCGGTAATGGCGGGTTAGGGCGATCGCTCCTGACATCAACCCCGTAGCTCAATCGATACGTGACAATTCTACAAGCTATGCAAACGACGCCAAAAAATCTGCGAGGATAGAAGCGTACGCCCCATGGTTTCAAGTATTCTTCGCTCAATGTATATCTACGCATTTCTTGAAACCCCAGAGTCTTCCTTCTGTCTCCCGCCGGGAATCGCCGGAGAGTTAAAGCTGGTCAGTTGCGATCGCCTATCGGTCGTTGTGGAGCCGGATTTGAAACCTGAAGCCATTCAAACTGCAGATGATGACGTTCAACTGCAGGCGATCTTGGCGCATGATCGCGTTCTGCGGGAACTGTTCATCCATCGGGAACTCTTGCCTGT
Above is a window of Synechococcales cyanobacterium T60_A2020_003 DNA encoding:
- a CDS encoding ABC transporter ATP-binding protein; the encoded protein is MTILTAKPIIQLEHISKIYGSGNTEVRALSDVNLIVNDGEYCSIMGPSGSGKSTAMNVIGCLDRPTEGRYYLDGVDVAQLSDRDLAHIRNRKIGFVFQQFHLLPQLTALENVMLPMVYAGIPMVERKERAAEALSRVGLGNRLNNKPNQLSGGQQQRVAIARAIVNHPVLLLADEPTGALDTKTTQEVMHIFSELNESGMTVVMVTHEPEVAKCTRRIVWFRDGEVIHDHLTPEEMVQVSVMAG